One genomic segment of Esox lucius isolate fEsoLuc1 chromosome 15, fEsoLuc1.pri, whole genome shotgun sequence includes these proteins:
- the atl1 gene encoding atlastin-1 isoform X1: protein MARNRKDRDSWGSFTDKATYDWSSEEEEPDGRARPIQVLVVKDDHTFELDEAALSRILLADEVQNREVVAISVAGAFRKGKSFLMDFMLRYMYSQASESWLGEEDEPLTGFSWRGGSERETTGIQIWSEVFLVDKPDGRKVAVLLMDTQGTFDSQSTLRDSATVFALSTMISSMQVYNISQNVQEDDLQHLQLFTEYGRLAMEETFLKPFQSMIFLVRDWSFPYEFGYGQEGGMKFLEKRLKISENQHEELQNVRKHIHSCFTNISCFLLPHPGLKVATNPNFDGRLKEIDREFINNLKILVPWLLSPKNLDVKEINGSNITCRGLLEYFKAYIKIYQGEELPHPKSMLQATAEANNLAAVAAAKDLYSKKMEQVCGGDRPFLAPAELQARHSDIREEALQVFRGVKKMGGEEFSRRYLLQLEGEVDEVFVQYIKHNDSKNIFHAARTPATLFVVIFIMYVAAGITGFVGVDIIASVCNMILGLALITLCTWAYIRYSGEYRELGQVIDQVAGALWDQGSTNEALYKLYNAAANHRHLYHHAFPGQPAHGEGREAPEEAHRKRN from the exons ATGGCAAGAAACCGAAAAGATCGAGACAGCTGGG GATCCTTCACAGACAAAGCGACCTACGACTGGAgctcagaggaggaggagcccgATGGACGGGCGCGGCCCATACAGGTGCTGGTAGTTAAGGACGATCACACCTTTGAGCTGGACGAGGCGGCGCTGAGCCGCATCCTATTGGCCGACGAGGTCCAAAACAGGGAAGTGGTGGCCATATCGGTGGCCGGGGCGTTCCGCAAGGGCAAGTCCTTCCTGATGGACTTCATGCTGCGCTACATGTACAGCCAG GCGTCTGAGAGCTGGCTGGGGGAAGAAGATGAGCCGTTGACTGGTTTCTCCTGGAGGGGCGGTTCTGAGAGGGAAACCACGGGTATTCAGATCTGGAGCGAGGTGTTCCTAGTGGACAAGCCAGACGGCCGCAAG GTGGCTGTTCTGCTCATGGATACTCAGGGCACGTTTGACAGCCAGTCAACGTTGAGGGATTCAGCCACCGTTTTCGCTCTAAGCACTATGATCAGCTCCATGCAG GTGTACAACATCTCACAGAATGTCCAGGAGGATGACCTTCAGCACCTGCAG CTCTTCACTGAGTATGGCAGACTCGCCATGGAGGAGACTTTTCTGAAACCATTCCAG TCTATGATATTCCTTGTGCGGGACTGGAGTTTTCCCTATGAGTTTGGCTACGGACAGGAAGGAGGCATGAAGTTCCTAGAAAAGAGACtcaag ATCTCTGAAAATCAACACGAGGAGCTGCAGAACGTCCGGAAGCACATCCACTCCTGCTTCACCAACATCTCCTGCTTCCTGCTGCCCCACCCTGGCCTCAAAGTGGCCACTAACCCAAACTTTGACGGCAGACTCAAAG AGATCGACCGTGAGTTCATCAATAACCTCAAGATTCTGGTCCCATGGCTTCTGAGTCCCAAAAACCTAGATGTCAAGGAAATCAATGGCAGCAACATCACCTGCAGAGGCCTGCTGGAGTATTTTAAG gCATACATCAAAATATATCAGGGTGAAGAGCTGCCGCACCCCAAGTCCATGCTTCAG GCCACGGCGGAGGCTAACAACCTGGCAGCAGTGGCCGCAGCTAAGGACCTGTACAGCAAGAAGATGGAGCAG gTTTGTGGAGGCGATCGGCCCTTCTTGGCCCCAGCAGAGCTCCAGGCCCGACACAGTGACATCAGAGAGGAGGCCCTCCAGGTGTTCCGGGGGGTCAAGAAGATGGGAGGGGAGGAGTTCAGTCGACGCTACCTGCTACAGCTGGAGGGAGAG GTTGACGAGGTGTTCGTCCAGTACATCAAACACAACGACTCCAAGAATATATTCCACGCCGCCCGCACCCCAGCCACGCTCTTCGTGGTCATCTTCATCATGTACGTGGCGGCCGGCATCACAGGCTTCGTGGGGGTGGACATCATCGCCAGCGTGTGTAACATGATCCTGGGCCTGGCCCTCATCACCCTGTGCACCTGGGCCTACATACGCTACTCCGGGGAGTACCGCGAGCTGGGTCAGGTCATCGACCAGGTGGCGGGAGCACTCTGGGACCAG GGAAGCACCAATGAG GCTCTTTACAAGTTGTATAACGCAGCGGCCAATCACAGACACCTGTACCACCACGCCTTCCCCGGACAGCCGGCCCacggagagggaagagaggccCCAGAGGAGGCCCACAGGAAGAGGAACTAG
- the atl1 gene encoding atlastin-1 isoform X2: MARNRKDRDSWGSFTDKATYDWSSEEEEPDGRARPIQVLVVKDDHTFELDEAALSRILLADEVQNREVVAISVAGAFRKGKSFLMDFMLRYMYSQASESWLGEEDEPLTGFSWRGGSERETTGIQIWSEVFLVDKPDGRKVAVLLMDTQGTFDSQSTLRDSATVFALSTMISSMQVYNISQNVQEDDLQHLQLFTEYGRLAMEETFLKPFQISENQHEELQNVRKHIHSCFTNISCFLLPHPGLKVATNPNFDGRLKEIDREFINNLKILVPWLLSPKNLDVKEINGSNITCRGLLEYFKAYIKIYQGEELPHPKSMLQATAEANNLAAVAAAKDLYSKKMEQVCGGDRPFLAPAELQARHSDIREEALQVFRGVKKMGGEEFSRRYLLQLEGEVDEVFVQYIKHNDSKNIFHAARTPATLFVVIFIMYVAAGITGFVGVDIIASVCNMILGLALITLCTWAYIRYSGEYRELGQVIDQVAGALWDQGSTNEALYKLYNAAANHRHLYHHAFPGQPAHGEGREAPEEAHRKRN; the protein is encoded by the exons ATGGCAAGAAACCGAAAAGATCGAGACAGCTGGG GATCCTTCACAGACAAAGCGACCTACGACTGGAgctcagaggaggaggagcccgATGGACGGGCGCGGCCCATACAGGTGCTGGTAGTTAAGGACGATCACACCTTTGAGCTGGACGAGGCGGCGCTGAGCCGCATCCTATTGGCCGACGAGGTCCAAAACAGGGAAGTGGTGGCCATATCGGTGGCCGGGGCGTTCCGCAAGGGCAAGTCCTTCCTGATGGACTTCATGCTGCGCTACATGTACAGCCAG GCGTCTGAGAGCTGGCTGGGGGAAGAAGATGAGCCGTTGACTGGTTTCTCCTGGAGGGGCGGTTCTGAGAGGGAAACCACGGGTATTCAGATCTGGAGCGAGGTGTTCCTAGTGGACAAGCCAGACGGCCGCAAG GTGGCTGTTCTGCTCATGGATACTCAGGGCACGTTTGACAGCCAGTCAACGTTGAGGGATTCAGCCACCGTTTTCGCTCTAAGCACTATGATCAGCTCCATGCAG GTGTACAACATCTCACAGAATGTCCAGGAGGATGACCTTCAGCACCTGCAG CTCTTCACTGAGTATGGCAGACTCGCCATGGAGGAGACTTTTCTGAAACCATTCCAG ATCTCTGAAAATCAACACGAGGAGCTGCAGAACGTCCGGAAGCACATCCACTCCTGCTTCACCAACATCTCCTGCTTCCTGCTGCCCCACCCTGGCCTCAAAGTGGCCACTAACCCAAACTTTGACGGCAGACTCAAAG AGATCGACCGTGAGTTCATCAATAACCTCAAGATTCTGGTCCCATGGCTTCTGAGTCCCAAAAACCTAGATGTCAAGGAAATCAATGGCAGCAACATCACCTGCAGAGGCCTGCTGGAGTATTTTAAG gCATACATCAAAATATATCAGGGTGAAGAGCTGCCGCACCCCAAGTCCATGCTTCAG GCCACGGCGGAGGCTAACAACCTGGCAGCAGTGGCCGCAGCTAAGGACCTGTACAGCAAGAAGATGGAGCAG gTTTGTGGAGGCGATCGGCCCTTCTTGGCCCCAGCAGAGCTCCAGGCCCGACACAGTGACATCAGAGAGGAGGCCCTCCAGGTGTTCCGGGGGGTCAAGAAGATGGGAGGGGAGGAGTTCAGTCGACGCTACCTGCTACAGCTGGAGGGAGAG GTTGACGAGGTGTTCGTCCAGTACATCAAACACAACGACTCCAAGAATATATTCCACGCCGCCCGCACCCCAGCCACGCTCTTCGTGGTCATCTTCATCATGTACGTGGCGGCCGGCATCACAGGCTTCGTGGGGGTGGACATCATCGCCAGCGTGTGTAACATGATCCTGGGCCTGGCCCTCATCACCCTGTGCACCTGGGCCTACATACGCTACTCCGGGGAGTACCGCGAGCTGGGTCAGGTCATCGACCAGGTGGCGGGAGCACTCTGGGACCAG GGAAGCACCAATGAG GCTCTTTACAAGTTGTATAACGCAGCGGCCAATCACAGACACCTGTACCACCACGCCTTCCCCGGACAGCCGGCCCacggagagggaagagaggccCCAGAGGAGGCCCACAGGAAGAGGAACTAG